The Stigmatella ashevillena genomic sequence CATCGTACACGGTCACGGCGTAGCCCTTCGTGCCCGCGGGAGCACCGCTCCATTCGAGCTGCGGGGAGATGTCCTTGCCTTCAGCGCCGGGGCTGCGCCAAGTCGACCGGCGCGTAGTAGTGCCGGTCGCCGAGCGCGTCAACGCGCCGCCAGAAATCCTCGCCAACGGCCAGACCGCTCGCGTTCTTCTCGGCCGTCTGTCGCCAGATCGCCCAGGACTCTGGGTGCAACCGGGTGGCCTCAGCGAACTCAGCCGCAGCCTCGTCGGCCTGCCCGTCGCGCAGCAGTGCATGGCCCAGACGAAAGTGCGCGTGGGCTTCGGCGATCGCCGCGTCGGGAACGGTCAGCCGCGCCATGGCAGCCCTCGCATCGAGGGCGTATGGGCTCGCGCTACCACAGACAGCCCAGTCGCGCACAGCGTCGAGGTACGCCGCCTTCGCCCGGTCTCGCGCCTCTCGCGCCGCCTCCGGCATCGCGAAGCGCTTCCGATCCATCGCTCGGAAGCTGTCCGTCATGCCTGCCGACTCGGGCGGCCGCACCATGTGTCCGGTTTCGTCGATCCAGACGGCCTGCGGCACGTTGACGAGGTTGTACAGCTTCGCAGTGAGGTGATCGCGGTCGATCAGGCACGGGTAACCGGGTGAGGCCGCCTCAATCCAAGGCCGGGCCGCGTCGGGCTGGTCCAGCGCGATTGCCAGCACCGTGAAACCGTGCTCTTGGGCGGTCTCGTAGAGCGACTGCCAAACGGGCAAGTCTCCTCGGCAGCCGCACCACGAAGCCCAGGTAACGAGAAAGACTTTGCGGCCTCGGTAGTCGGATAACCGATGCAGCCGCCCGTCGAGGTCAGGCAACGCGAAATCGGGCGCATCCAGCGAGGTCAGCGCAGCGGCAAGGCGCGATGCGCCCTCGCCAAGCACCCAGAGGTTCCCCGAGCGGCTATGTACGACAGGCCAGCCCGCGTGCCGCCACACGCCCGCCGCATCGACACGTTCGCCGTCGACCCGCTTCCGGCTGCTGCGTGGAAAGGGCAGACAGATGTCGTCTCGACACAGGCCCACGGGTTTCCATAGCCAACCGGTAGCGCGCTCGAGTTCCCCCTTGTCCAGCCAGAGGGCGTCGCCGTCAGCCGTCGCGCGCGCGAGGCGCGTGTCCTGCGATTCATGAATCACTCGAATCTCGCTCGTCATCGAAACGCTCCTTCATTTGAGTTGTGACCACCCTACGCAGCGGAGCGAGTCGAGGCCCGCCCAATTCTCGTTCACCCTTGCCTGATTCTCTCCATGTACGCAGAATCGGTTCGAATGCCTGCCAACCTACCCAAGCGAACGAACGACGAGGGGTTCCATGAGTCCCTGCAGCGGCTGACCGAGTACGCGCTGCGACTCGTTCCACCTTCGACTGTTCGAACGGCGCAGCTCGTCACGCCACGGCACGGCTTGTACCTGCTGCGGCAGCACCAACGCACGGCATTCGAGGCCGCCATCTATGCCCCAACGCTTTGTCTGATTCTCCAGGGATGCAAGGAGATGACCTTCGGTGAGCACCACTTTCGTCTGCGCGTCGGCGAGTGCGCGCTGGTGAGCCATGACCTGCCGATTGTCTCCCGGGTCCGGGATGCACCCTATCTGGTGTTGCTGCTCAACATCGAAGTCGATGTGCTTCGGAGCCTCTACGAAGACATCGGCGAGTTGGTGACGGCTGCGGCCGAAGCGCGGGCGCTCGAGGTGCATCAGGCCGATTCGCGCCTACTCGACGCCATCGGCCGCTATCTCACGCTCGCGGAGTCGGAGACGGACGCGCGGGTGCTCCGCCCGATGTTGCTCAAGGAGATCCACTACCGCCTGATGATGGCGCCGCTCGGTCACATGCTGCGGAGCCTGATTCGGCACGACAGCCATGCGAGTTCGATCGCCCGCGCCATCGCTCTCCTGCGGCGAGACTTCCGCTCGCCGATGGTGGTGGAGGAGTTGGCGCGCGCGGTGGGGATGAGCGTCTCGTCCTTCCACAAACACTTCAAGGCCGTCACCTTGTCCTCGCCACTGCAGTACCAGAAAGGCCTGCGCCTGCTCGAAGCGCGGCGGATGCTCGTGGTGGGCAAGGCTTCAGTGACCACGGTCGCGTTCGAAGTTGGCTACGAGAGTCCCAGCCAGTTCAGTCGGGAGTACACACGAAAGTTCGGACGCCCGCCAAGCCAGGACGTGGCGCCCAAGGCGCTCAGCGCCCCTTCACGCTTTACTTGAGCTGCACAAGCTTCTACAGCTCGACGGCCGGGAGGGCGTCTCCCATCTCACCCGGGTTACCCCCACGGTTGGCGATGTCACCGAGCCCGAGCTTCCCGTAGTCATTCATTCCCCAGCACTTGACACTGCCCTCGTCGAGGGTGACACAGGTGTAGTAGTAACTCGCCGTGAGAGACGTCGCGGTACGGCCTGTACCGAGGTTGATCTGAGGCAGCGCGTCACCCATCTCGCCCGGGCCATCTCCGCGCCACACCGAATCGCCGAGCCC encodes the following:
- a CDS encoding AraC family transcriptional regulator, whose amino-acid sequence is MPANLPKRTNDEGFHESLQRLTEYALRLVPPSTVRTAQLVTPRHGLYLLRQHQRTAFEAAIYAPTLCLILQGCKEMTFGEHHFRLRVGECALVSHDLPIVSRVRDAPYLVLLLNIEVDVLRSLYEDIGELVTAAAEARALEVHQADSRLLDAIGRYLTLAESETDARVLRPMLLKEIHYRLMMAPLGHMLRSLIRHDSHASSIARAIALLRRDFRSPMVVEELARAVGMSVSSFHKHFKAVTLSSPLQYQKGLRLLEARRMLVVGKASVTTVAFEVGYESPSQFSREYTRKFGRPPSQDVAPKALSAPSRFT
- a CDS encoding TlpA disulfide reductase family protein; this encodes MTSEIRVIHESQDTRLARATADGDALWLDKGELERATGWLWKPVGLCRDDICLPFPRSSRKRVDGERVDAAGVWRHAGWPVVHSRSGNLWVLGEGASRLAAALTSLDAPDFALPDLDGRLHRLSDYRGRKVFLVTWASWCGCRGDLPVWQSLYETAQEHGFTVLAIALDQPDAARPWIEAASPGYPCLIDRDHLTAKLYNLVNVPQAVWIDETGHMVRPPESAGMTDSFRAMDRKRFAMPEAAREARDRAKAAYLDAVRDWAVCGSASPYALDARAAMARLTVPDAAIAEAHAHFRLGHALLRDGQADEAAAEFAEATRLHPESWAIWRQTAEKNASGLAVGEDFWRRVDALGDRHYYAPVDLAQPRR